The following coding sequences are from one Polyodon spathula isolate WHYD16114869_AA chromosome 7, ASM1765450v1, whole genome shotgun sequence window:
- the LOC121318784 gene encoding brain mitochondrial carrier protein 1-like isoform X2, whose amino-acid sequence MSNLNWKPFIYGGLASIVAEFGTFPIDLTKTRLQVQGQTFNTHYTEIRYKGMFHALLRIVREEGCLALYSGISPALLRQASYGTIKIGTYQTLKRLFVSRPEDETMVINVFCGVVSGVISSSIANPTDVLKIRMQAQGSLLPGSMIANFIDIYQQEGTRGLWRGVIPTAQRAAIVVGVELPVYDITKKHLILSGLMGDTVLTHFISSFTCGLAGALASNPVDVVRTRMMNQRVLAGNTVLYKGTLDGLLHTWKNEGFFALYKGFWPNWLRLGPWNIIFFITYEQLKKLPL is encoded by the exons GTACCTTCCCTATTGACCTCACTAAGACACGGCTTCAGGTCCAGGGGCAGACCTTCAATACCCATTACACAGAGATCCGGTACAAGGGTATGTTTCATGCCTTGCTGAGAATAGTGAGGGAAGAAGGCTGCCTTGCGCTTTACTCTGG GATTTCTCCAGCTCTCTTGCGACAAGCATCTTATGGCACGATTAAGATTGGCACTTACCAAACCTTGAAACGTTTGTTTGTAAGCCGTCCAGAAG ATGAGACGATGGTTATCAATGTTTTCTGTGGGGTTGTGTCTGGGGTCATATCATCTTCAATAGCCAACCCTACGGATGTACTGAAG ATACGCATGCAGGCTCAGGGGAGTCTGCTCCCAGGAAGCATGATTGCAAACTTCATTGATATCTACCAGCAGGAGGGAACTCGTGGGCTGTGGAGG GGCGTTATCCCCACTGCTCAGAGAGCAGCCATTGTTGTTGGTGTGGAACTTCCCGTCTATGATATCACCAAAAAGCATTTGATCCTCTCGGGTCTGATGGGCGATACCGTCCTTACACATTTCAT ATCCAGCTTCACGTGTGGCCTGGCTGGAGCCCTGGCGTCCAATCCAGTTGACGTGGTGCGAACGCGCATGATGAACCAGCGGGTCCTGGCTGGGAACACAGTGCTTTACAAGGGAACTCTGGATGGGCTGCTGCACACCTGGAAGAACGAGGGCTTTTTTGCGCTTTACAAAGGATTCTGGCCCAATTGGCTACGCCTGGGACCATGGAATATCATC TTTTTCATCACTTACGAGCAGCTGAAGAAACTCCCTTTGTAG
- the LOC121317872 gene encoding protein POF1B-like gives MSAPLSQAGVQMSTGQYSQGPVQFTQESVQYSQVPIQHSQGSVQYSQVPIQLSSTSIPVSPTQLSVSPYSTISRQYGSQLASVQSPVYLTTNGSAHTGNVVYETVQYLVPLERKMEGYVLVDSQPREQQLLSPCYVQNVSSYNKNNVDTTVRTVQTVETVPADKESSNGKGVSWSSQVSSSRASTPPRSPAVSEVNVKVQKTQEVSYDTGPKLDNRFFGVLLAELHRKSLDIYSCIYEHVSKIRSRYDLTVPSGVIRPRSVYRSAVLMKSTLYQYKPTCSCLGVSRGPCVVFQEENEDVEHLIPKGVSDLTKQQISYLLQMRVTSEKSLRLLLTTFSSLREELIHLQDDLRRLESDKEALQRDLNFKNSQAQQYEKLLESVRVNNRQLQQTLKESNSSNTSLEEKILVLRTSGSDKEYRLKELEYSKRVLEQENELLRQQIAGQSNSPSFQAKSEAITKQYTEMTITLREEKDREIKALTEQLRKLQMESSSKSSSDYSTQLRLTELLTSLEQKEAIIKRQEEEIRKFRLDKSEMENQSKGVTKTIITKKYRNQYPILGLLSDEYQATLPRKEAKTIVIERTGEMYKHEYITSP, from the exons ATGTCAGCGCCACTCAGTCAAGCTGGTGTCCAGATGAGCACAGGACAGTATTCCCAAGGTCCGGTACAGTTTACCCAAGAATCAGTACAATATTCCCAAGTACCAATACAGCACTCCCAAGGATCCGTGCAGTATTCCCAAGTACCAATACAGCTTTCTTCAACTTCAATACCAGTTTCTCCAACTCAATTGTCTGTCTCGCCTTACTCAACTATCTCACGACAGTACGGATCGCAGCTTGCTTCTGTCCAGTCTCCGGTGTACCTGACCACAAATGGCTCTGCTCACACCGGCAATGTTGTGTACGAAACGGTGCAGTACCTGGTTCCCCTAGAAAGGAAAATGGAAGGCTATGTTTTGGTCGACAGCCAACCCAGGGAGCAACAGCTGCTATCACCTTGCTATGTGCAGAACGTCAGCAGCTACAACAAGAACAACGTGGACACGACCGTACGGACTGTGCAGACTGTGGAAACAGTGCCAGCGGATAAGGAG TCTTCAAATGGGAAAGGAGTCTCTTGGTCAAGCCAGGTTAGTTCCAGCAGAGCTTCAACTCCTCCTCGCAGTCCTGCTGTG AGTGAGGTAAATGTCAAGGTACAAAAAACTCAGGAAGTCTCCTATGACACGGGTCCAAAGTTGGACAATCGCTTTTTTGGAGTGCTCCTTGCTGAACTGCACCGCAAGAGCTTAGACATCTACTCCTGCATCTACGAGCATGTGAGCAAAATCCGAAGCAGGTACGA tttaactgttCCGAGTGGTGTTATCCGTCCTAGGTCGGTGTACAGGTCTGCAGTGCTGATGAAAAGCACACTTTATCAGTACAAACCTACTTGTTCATGTTTAGGGGTGTCCCGTGGCCCTTGTGTTGTTTTCCAGGAAGAAAACGAGGATGTTGAGCATCTGATTCCCAAGGGAGTGTCCGATCTGACCAAGCAACAGATCAGCTACCTTCTCCAG ATGCGGGTGACCTCAGAGAAGTCCCTGCGGCTGCTCCTTACCACCTTCAGCAGTCTCCGAGAGGAACTGATTCACCTACAGGACGACCTCAGG AGACTGGAGAGTGACAAGGAGGCCCTGCAGAGGGACCTGAACTTCAAGAACAGTCAGGCCCAGCAGTACGAGAAGCTCCTGGAGTCCGTCCGAGTAAATAACCGTCAGCTGCAG CAAACCCTGAAGGAGAGCAACTCGAGTAACACGAGCCTGGAGGAGAAGATCCTGGTTTTGAGAACCTCAGGCTCCGATAAAGAATACCGACTGAAGGAGCTGGAGTACAGCAAGAGGGTGCTGGAACAAGAGAATGAATTGCTGAGGCAGCAG ATCGCTGGTCAGAGCAACAGCCCCAGTTTCCAGGCGAAATCAGAAGCGATCACTAAACAATACACGGAAATGACCATCACCCTCCGTGAGGAGAAGGACAGGGAAATCAAAGCACTGACG GAACAGCTCCGTAAGTTGCAGATGGAAAGCTCCTCCAAGTCCAGCAGTGATTACAGCACCCAGCTCCGGCTGACTGAGCTGCTGACATCCCTGGAGCAGAAGGAGGCCATCATCAAGAGACAGGAAGAG gaaataagGAAGTTTCGGCTGGACAAATCCGAAATGGAGAACCAGTCCAAGGGCGTTACCAAGACCATCATCACCAAAAA GTACAGAAACCAGTATCCTATTCTGGGTCTTCTGTCTGATGAATACCAGGCTACCTTGCCTAGGAAAGAAGCAAAGACCATTGTGATTGAGAGGACTGGGGAGATGTACAAACAT GAATACATAACTTCTCCTTAA